One Leptolyngbya sp. SIO1E4 genomic window, TGGGGTTCGGTGTGTACACTGGCCCTGGCCTGGGGCGCACAGCTCCGTTAAAAAGAGAGTCTCTGTTAAGGAAAAGAGGTCAATTTTACCCAACGCCAATGCTGAAGCTTCTGTTTATTCGTCACGGGGAATCGACGGGCAATCGTGACAAACGAATGGCCAGTCATAGAGAGGATGGTTTAACCCCTAAGGGCCAACAACAGTGCCAACATCTGGCTGGCTACCTTTACCGGCAGAGCTGGCAACCCAGTCACCTTTATACTAGTCCGCTGCGCCGGGGCCTTGAGTCGTTGGCTTACCTGCTAGCGCCTTGGGGATGGTCATTACCGGCAGGCTTAGGCAATGTTGGCAATGTTAAGGAGATCAATCAGCGCCGCATCACCTCCAATGGGGCCAGACTGCCAGCTTTGCCCTTAAGGCATTTCGAGAACGTTACCGTGTCTGAGCAACTCACGGAATTTCAAGCCGGGATTTTAACTGGGTTAACGTGGGCAGAGGCCAAGCAGCAATACCCTCTCCTGTGTCATACCTTGGAAACATCTCAGGACTGGGTCGCGATTCCTGGGGCTGAAACCCCCCTTGACGGGCGGACGCGGGCGCAGCAATTTGTCCAACAGCTGCTGGCTAAGCACCGCGCGGGGGATGCTGTCTGGATTATGTCGCACTACTGGATTATGGAACATCTCGTGGCTGCTTTAATGGGGTGCGATCGCACCTGGCAGTTGTCCATCCCTAACACGGCGTTATTCGAGTTTTGGATAGATCGCGATCGCTGGTGGCAAACAGAAATGACGGTGGGGATCAGAGACTTTTGGCATATAAAGCGATTTGGCGACTGCCCACATCTCAAGACCGCTGACTTGTGAGCCCAATTTGGGCGCATAAAAGAGCCCCTTTTGTTACCACATTTACGATTGCAGGTAAACTATTTTTACTCATTCGAGTTTTGCCTGCCCGCAATGCAAATGGCTCAGACAAATACAGTTAACGATATCGTCGGACAAGCACGCCAGGGGAGTGTTGCAGCCATTATTCAAGTGCTGAATGAGCGCTTGGTAGACGCTGGTATTC contains:
- a CDS encoding histidine phosphatase family protein, which encodes MLKLLFIRHGESTGNRDKRMASHREDGLTPKGQQQCQHLAGYLYRQSWQPSHLYTSPLRRGLESLAYLLAPWGWSLPAGLGNVGNVKEINQRRITSNGARLPALPLRHFENVTVSEQLTEFQAGILTGLTWAEAKQQYPLLCHTLETSQDWVAIPGAETPLDGRTRAQQFVQQLLAKHRAGDAVWIMSHYWIMEHLVAALMGCDRTWQLSIPNTALFEFWIDRDRWWQTEMTVGIRDFWHIKRFGDCPHLKTADL